From the Cyanobacteriota bacterium genome, the window GTTGATGGAAGAACTGTGTTGGACACCCCCTGAACCCCGATTTTTGTTCACTTGGGATGAAGAGGTCAAGCCATGGGTCACCTATATTTTTGCCCTGCCATTGACAGTTAGCGTGGAACAGTTATGCCTCACGGAGGGTCAAGCATTAGGTCTGTTCACCTTGAGTGAGTTGACGCATCTACAACTAGTGCCTAAGATTCAACAGATGCTACCCCGTGTTATTGAGCTACTGAACCAACCAGACCTAACGGCTGCCTATCGGGCTATCACTAGTTGATTGCAATTTAGGTTAAACTGGGCTTCATTTTTATGTACTTAACTTGACCTTATGCAACGTTTATCATCTAATCCCTTTGGTATTGAGTATTTTCAGCAGTTAGCTGCTCTCAGTGAACAGTTTCAAGTCAGCGATCGCACCAATACGTCCCTATCGTTTTCAGAGGGGA encodes:
- a CDS encoding NUDIX hydrolase; its protein translation is MTQRSFQVAKAFIYQDDRLLLQLRDNKPTIYHPNHWGLFGGSVDPGETPHQAIVRELMEELCWTPPEPRFLFTWDEEVKPWVTYIFALPLTVSVEQLCLTEGQALGLFTLSELTHLQLVPKIQQMLPRVIELLNQPDLTAAYRAITS